One window of Candidatus Mycobacterium wuenschmannii genomic DNA carries:
- the kstR2 gene encoding TetR family transcriptional regulator KstR2 encodes MTEAPNSRRDELLELAATMFAERGLRATTVRDIADSAGILSGSLYHHFASKEEMVDEVLRKFMDWLFARYQEIVDTQPNSLERLKGLFMASFDAIEHRHAQVVIYQDEAKRLLPQPRFSYLEDLNKQQRKMWVDVLHQGIEEGYLRPDLDVDLVYRFIRDTTWVSVRWYQPGGPLTAQQVGQQYLAIVLGGITKEGVQNA; translated from the coding sequence ATGACCGAGGCGCCCAACAGCCGTCGTGACGAGTTGCTCGAACTCGCCGCGACGATGTTCGCCGAACGCGGGTTGCGCGCCACCACCGTGCGCGACATCGCCGACTCCGCGGGCATCTTGTCCGGCAGCCTCTATCACCACTTCGCGTCCAAAGAGGAAATGGTCGACGAAGTGCTGCGAAAGTTCATGGACTGGCTGTTCGCCCGCTACCAGGAAATCGTTGACACCCAACCAAATTCGTTGGAGCGGCTCAAGGGCCTGTTCATGGCCTCGTTCGACGCGATCGAACACCGGCACGCCCAGGTCGTCATCTACCAGGACGAGGCCAAACGTCTACTGCCGCAGCCTCGCTTCTCCTACCTCGAAGACCTGAACAAGCAGCAGCGCAAGATGTGGGTCGACGTGCTGCACCAGGGCATCGAAGAGGGTTATCTACGGCCCGATCTCGACGTCGACCTGGTCTACCGATTCATCCGTGACACCACCTGGGTGTCGGTGCGCTGGTATCAGCCCGGCGGACCGCTGACTGCGCAACAGGTGGGTCAGCAGTATCTCGCTATCGTCCTAGGTGGAATTACCAAAGAAGGGGTCCAAAATGCCTGA
- a CDS encoding TetR/AcrR family transcriptional regulator has product MATLKTGYHHGDLRTALIDAGLHLTQTGGPDALTIREATRRVGVSPNAAYRHFVDREALLGAVATEIQHRMAARMARRHAADGTERLRAVGLGYIKFALDEPGWFTVAFFSADLPNETSTAPPYLALVDVLDAMVEDGTLSPDRRPGAEWPCWSAVHGFAELALRGPLRHASRREVDALAARTVDDIVAGLCAPNV; this is encoded by the coding sequence TTGGCCACCTTGAAGACCGGCTATCACCACGGCGATCTGCGCACGGCACTGATCGACGCCGGCCTGCATTTGACCCAGACCGGCGGACCGGATGCGTTGACGATCCGGGAAGCGACTCGGCGCGTTGGGGTTTCGCCGAACGCCGCCTACCGGCACTTCGTCGACCGCGAAGCGCTACTTGGGGCGGTCGCGACGGAGATTCAACACCGGATGGCAGCGCGGATGGCCCGTAGGCATGCGGCGGATGGCACCGAACGGCTACGCGCCGTCGGATTGGGCTACATCAAATTCGCCCTCGACGAACCCGGGTGGTTCACGGTGGCGTTCTTCAGCGCCGACCTGCCCAACGAGACGTCCACCGCACCGCCGTATCTGGCCTTGGTCGACGTGCTCGATGCAATGGTGGAGGACGGCACCCTGTCGCCCGATCGCCGACCGGGCGCCGAGTGGCCTTGTTGGTCGGCGGTACACGGGTTCGCCGAACTCGCCCTGCGGGGCCCGCTACGTCATGCGAGCCGCCGCGAGGTGGACGCCCTGGCTGCGCGGACGGTCGACGACATCGTCGCTGGACTTTGCGCGCCGAACGTGTAA
- the fadA6 gene encoding steroid 3-ketoacyl-CoA thiolase FadA6, with product MPEAYVIDAVRTAVGKRNGSLAEVHPVDLGALGWRGLLDRVDIDPAAVDDVIAGCLDTIGPQAGNIARLSWLAAGYPEEVPGVTVDRQCGSSQQAISFGAQAIMAGTADVIVAGGMQNMSRIPISSAMLVAEQFGFTSPTNESKQWLHRYGDQEISQFRGSELIAEKWNLSREEMEQYSLTSHERAFGAIRGGHFDNEIIAVETEHGTFRVDEGPRESSLEKMAGLKTLVEGGRLTAAMASQISDGASAVLLASEQAVKDHGLKPRARIHHISARGADPVFMLTGPIPATRYALEKTGLTIDDIDTVEINEAFAPVVLAWLKEIKADPEKVNPNGGAIALGHPLGATGAKLFTTMLNELERTGGRYGLQTMCEGGGTANVTIIERL from the coding sequence ATGCCTGAGGCTTACGTCATCGATGCCGTACGCACCGCGGTCGGCAAGCGCAACGGTTCGCTCGCCGAGGTGCATCCCGTCGACCTGGGTGCGCTCGGCTGGCGCGGCCTGCTCGACCGGGTCGACATCGACCCCGCCGCCGTCGACGACGTGATCGCCGGCTGCCTCGACACCATCGGTCCGCAGGCCGGCAACATCGCCCGGCTCTCGTGGCTGGCAGCGGGCTACCCCGAAGAGGTGCCCGGCGTCACCGTCGACCGGCAGTGTGGCTCCAGCCAGCAGGCGATTTCATTTGGCGCGCAAGCCATCATGGCGGGCACCGCCGACGTGATTGTGGCCGGCGGCATGCAGAACATGAGCAGGATCCCGATCTCGTCCGCGATGCTCGTCGCCGAGCAGTTCGGATTCACCTCGCCGACAAACGAGTCCAAGCAGTGGCTGCACCGCTACGGCGACCAGGAAATCTCGCAGTTCCGCGGCTCCGAGTTGATCGCCGAGAAGTGGAATCTGTCCCGCGAGGAGATGGAGCAGTATTCGCTGACCAGCCACGAGCGAGCCTTCGGCGCGATCCGTGGCGGCCACTTCGACAACGAAATCATCGCCGTCGAAACCGAGCACGGCACGTTCCGCGTCGATGAGGGTCCGCGCGAGTCGTCGCTGGAGAAGATGGCCGGACTCAAGACGCTGGTCGAGGGCGGCCGCTTGACCGCCGCGATGGCCAGCCAGATCTCCGACGGCGCCAGTGCCGTGCTGCTGGCATCCGAGCAGGCGGTCAAGGACCACGGTTTGAAGCCGCGCGCCCGCATCCACCACATCAGCGCCCGCGGTGCGGACCCGGTCTTCATGCTGACTGGTCCGATCCCGGCCACCCGCTACGCGCTGGAGAAGACCGGCCTGACCATCGACGACATCGACACCGTTGAGATCAACGAGGCCTTCGCTCCGGTGGTGTTGGCGTGGCTCAAGGAGATCAAGGCCGACCCGGAGAAGGTCAACCCCAACGGCGGCGCGATCGCCCTCGGTCACCCGCTAGGGGCAACCGGTGCGAAGCTGTTCACCACGATGCTGAACGAGTTGGAGCGCACCGGGGGCCGCTATGGCCTGCAGACGATGTGCGAGGGCGGCGGCACCGCCAACGTCACCATCATCGAACGGCTCTAG
- a CDS encoding CDGP domain-containing protein, giving the protein MKRCIVGGLAALLLGFGPIHSAPSASAGCISAPGVINKCDGPVQPDGTWQRCVMTSHLSYQGASSFLIPEKSCDMIGPGAGDPPGHID; this is encoded by the coding sequence ATGAAGCGCTGCATCGTCGGAGGACTCGCTGCCCTGCTGCTGGGCTTCGGACCGATCCACTCCGCGCCATCGGCAAGCGCCGGCTGCATCTCTGCGCCCGGCGTGATCAACAAGTGCGACGGGCCAGTCCAACCCGACGGGACCTGGCAACGTTGCGTGATGACGAGTCATCTGTCCTATCAGGGCGCCAGCTCATTCCTGATCCCCGAGAAGAGCTGCGACATGATCGGACCCGGTGCGGGCGACCCACCCGGGCACATCGACTGA